Proteins encoded in a region of the Gulosibacter sediminis genome:
- a CDS encoding glycosyltransferase, with protein sequence MKSAEAVGKIVAIVVSWNGGDETVAALASLVEQDAGVTRDGDARQLQVVAADNHSSDDSVARIRAGVPEADVLELGDNLGYGPAANRAMAAYPADAYVICNQDAVYQPGFIAALADALEGDPRAGAATAQVRLAGRFVRVAEDGLRPGERVLVGHDGARWRDARDGEAGEELLNSTGNQVTKSGNGLDRGWLQPVGTEFPAAVFGLHGGAAMLRAAAVEPLGGFDEGYFMYYEDTDLSWRLRKAGWRVAYAAGAVSVHAHAGSSGTESANFVRWNRRNRLRCALRNGPIDMKLRALVRTGGASAKAALRSARAARATATAPAAAETPGRDLASEHLVLDFTSLPPQLGGVGRYLEGLATGLAELDAAGQRVARTYLVKPEHVEHFRALDDAASIEAVPAWVGKRGLRFVWEQTHLPRAVRALGGTALLSPHYTFPLSARGIRRLVTVHDATFFSDPEAHSSLKRWFFTEWIKRGVRADVQLIAPSAATAAEVARYAGEPRREIVVAHHGVNLDVFHRPSEAELAEFRAEHGVERWVAFLGTIEPRKRVGELIDAHAALPDAPPLLISGQRGWDADAAAKLDAAKADASSRIRELGYLPLEQLRVLLGGADAFVYASIAEGFGLPVLEAMASGAPVITTKLSALPEVGGDAVKYCEPTAASIATALGDLLADAPVRAALSAAGAERAATFTWRRCASIHLAALAR encoded by the coding sequence GTGAAGAGTGCCGAAGCTGTGGGCAAGATCGTCGCCATCGTCGTGAGCTGGAACGGCGGCGATGAGACCGTCGCCGCGCTCGCGTCGCTCGTCGAGCAGGATGCGGGGGTCACCCGCGACGGTGACGCGCGCCAACTGCAGGTGGTGGCGGCCGACAACCACTCGAGCGACGACTCGGTCGCGCGCATCCGTGCCGGCGTGCCCGAGGCCGACGTGCTCGAACTCGGCGACAACCTCGGCTACGGGCCCGCCGCGAACCGCGCGATGGCCGCGTACCCGGCCGACGCCTACGTGATCTGCAACCAGGATGCGGTGTACCAGCCCGGCTTCATCGCCGCGCTCGCGGATGCGCTCGAGGGCGACCCGCGCGCCGGAGCCGCGACTGCGCAGGTGCGGCTCGCGGGGCGCTTCGTGCGGGTTGCGGAGGACGGCCTTCGGCCGGGCGAGCGCGTGCTCGTCGGCCACGACGGCGCCCGGTGGCGGGATGCGCGCGACGGCGAGGCGGGCGAGGAACTGCTCAACTCGACCGGCAATCAGGTGACGAAGTCGGGCAACGGCCTCGACCGCGGCTGGCTGCAGCCGGTCGGCACCGAGTTCCCGGCAGCAGTCTTTGGCCTGCACGGCGGTGCCGCGATGCTGCGCGCGGCGGCGGTCGAGCCGCTCGGTGGCTTTGACGAGGGCTACTTCATGTACTACGAAGACACCGACCTCTCGTGGCGGCTGCGGAAGGCGGGCTGGCGCGTGGCCTACGCGGCGGGGGCCGTGTCGGTGCACGCGCACGCCGGGTCGTCGGGCACCGAGTCGGCGAACTTCGTGCGCTGGAACCGCCGCAACCGGCTGCGCTGCGCGCTGCGTAACGGGCCGATCGACATGAAGCTGCGGGCCCTCGTGCGCACCGGCGGGGCGTCGGCGAAGGCGGCGCTGCGGTCGGCGCGGGCCGCGCGGGCAACGGCAACCGCCCCAGCCGCGGCCGAGACGCCCGGCCGAGACCTCGCATCCGAGCACCTCGTGCTCGACTTCACCTCGCTGCCGCCGCAGCTCGGTGGAGTGGGGCGCTACCTCGAGGGGCTCGCGACCGGGCTCGCCGAGCTCGACGCCGCCGGGCAGCGCGTCGCGCGCACCTACCTCGTGAAGCCCGAGCACGTCGAGCACTTCCGCGCGCTCGACGACGCCGCGAGCATCGAGGCCGTGCCCGCGTGGGTGGGCAAGCGGGGCCTGCGCTTCGTGTGGGAGCAGACGCATCTGCCGCGTGCCGTGCGCGCGCTCGGTGGCACGGCGCTGCTCTCGCCGCACTACACGTTCCCGCTGTCGGCGCGGGGCATCCGCCGGCTCGTCACGGTGCACGACGCGACCTTCTTCTCTGACCCCGAGGCACACTCGTCGCTGAAGCGGTGGTTCTTCACGGAGTGGATCAAGCGCGGCGTGCGCGCCGACGTGCAGCTCATCGCGCCGAGTGCCGCCACCGCCGCCGAGGTCGCGCGGTACGCGGGCGAGCCGCGGCGCGAGATCGTCGTCGCCCACCACGGCGTCAACCTCGACGTTTTCCACCGCCCGAGCGAGGCCGAGCTGGCCGAGTTCCGCGCCGAACACGGCGTCGAACGCTGGGTCGCGTTCCTCGGCACGATCGAGCCGCGCAAGCGCGTCGGCGAGCTCATCGATGCCCACGCCGCGCTGCCCGACGCGCCGCCGTTGCTCATCTCGGGCCAGCGCGGCTGGGATGCCGACGCCGCCGCGAAACTCGATGCCGCGAAGGCCGACGCGAGCTCGCGCATCCGGGAGCTCGGCTACCTGCCGCTCGAGCAGCTACGCGTGCTGCTCGGCGGCGCGGATGCGTTCGTCTACGCCTCGATCGCCGAGGGCTTCGGCCTGCCCGTGCTCGAGGCAATGGCGTCGGGTGCGCCCGTGATCACGACGAAGCTC